The proteins below are encoded in one region of Belonocnema kinseyi isolate 2016_QV_RU_SX_M_011 chromosome 5, B_treatae_v1, whole genome shotgun sequence:
- the LOC117173636 gene encoding uncharacterized protein LOC117173636 → MANIGGPKPSRRRLLMSVTHSILLCAAEVWADALRIKKYRKRMAALQRRGAQNVARAYRTVSEPATLVIVGVIPIDLLAAERKRESRVQTMQQWQARCSHTPHQFMGKTRSWRSELLCHTNALWAWIVSGLPVQNGQNQKSRLYILRQ, encoded by the coding sequence ATGGCCAATATAGGAGGGCCAAAACCGAGTAGGCGACGCCTACTAATGTCGGTAACGCATTCCATTCTACTCTGTGCAGCCGAAGTCTGGGCAGATGCTCTCAGAATAAAGAAGTATCGGAAAAGAATGGCGGCGCTACAGCGGAGAGGTGCGCAAAATGTGGCTCGTGCTTATCGCACTGTCTCGGAACCAGCCACATTAGTAATTGTAGGTGTCATACCTATTGACCTACTTGCTGCCGAACGCAAAAGAGAATCCAGGGTACAAACAATGCAGCAATGGCAAGCCAGATGCAGTCATACGCCACATCAATTCATGGGTAAGACGCGATCATGGAGAAGTGAACTTCTTTGTCACACAAATGCTCTCTGGGCATGGATTGTTTCGGGCCTACCTGTACAAAATGGGCAAAATCAGAAATCCAGATTGTATATACTGCGGCAGTGA